Genomic window (Jeotgalibaca ciconiae):
AGATTAATCAAACGTTATTCGAAATAACAAGCGCGCCAATTAATCGAGTTGTTCGATATTTGTTAAAGAAATTTCATAAAGAATTCTTTGATTTTCCTGCAGCGAAACGTCATCATCATGCGTTTCCTGGCGGACTGAGTTTTCATACAATTTCAATTCTTCGGTTGGCAAAAACGGTTGTAAAGAACTATCCAGGAGTCAGTCAGTCATTATTATATGGCGGCGTTATTTTACATGATATTGGAAAAACCATTGAGCTGACAGGAAGCCTTTCAACAGAATATACCTTGAAGGGAAATTTGATTGGACATATCGTTTTAATTGATGAGGAAATTACAAAAGCTTGTGAAGCCTTGAAGATTAGTGAGGACAATGAAGATATTATTTTATTGAAACATGTTGTTTTAGCGCATCATGGGAAAATGGAGTACGGGTCCCCTGTATTGCCACATTTATTAGAAGCAGAGATTATCCATTATTTAGATAACTTGGACGCATCCATCAACATGATTGATACAGCTTTGCAACGCACTACAGAAGGCAGTTTCAGTGAGCGTATTTTCGGTTTAGAAAATCGTTCCTTCTATAAGCCAAACGTAACACCTCCAGCACAAACTGAATAGAACAAAAAGGATGAGACCTAGGTCCATCCTTTTTGTTTGTGCTGATAGTAATTGGATGTTTATTACGAAGAGTTTTCCCGTAAAGAAAGTAAAGCTAGAAGAATCCGAGAGACTTATCAAGGAAAACGGGGCGTTTAAATTTGGGCGTTCCTTGATATTGATTACTTATCAGGGAAAGTTAGCAATAAAAATCGAGCCTTTCCTTGATAAACTGCTTTTATCAAGGAAAGTACACAAATGAATGACTCCTTTTATCTGATAAAATCCTAAAATAAGAAAAACGGAAATTTATCTTTTGCAATAGACTGGGAATGTACAGTTAGACTTTGATAGCAGAAATTACAACACCCTAAGCTATTAAGAAAAGTGGACAAGTCCGCCTTGGCCTATGAAAAAATAGGAAATTTGACCCTGAATGAGCAGCGAAGCGCGCAATGGGGCAAATTTATCTTTTTTTCATTAGGTCAGGACTTGGGAGCTAGACATTGTTGGCTGAACTTATAATCCCCTAGTCTACAAAAAAGCTGGGATAGCTATCCCAGCTTCAAGGTTGCTATTCAATTATTCTGCTGATTCAGTTTCTGCTGATTCAGTTTCAGCTGACTCTTCTGTAGCAGATTCCTCCGTTGCAGATTCTTCTGTAGCAGCGTCTTCTTCAGTAGATTCTTCTACTTCTTCTGTCTCTCCCAAGAAAGCATCCATTGCATTTTTCAAATCCGCATCCTTGATATTGATATCAGCATCCTTCATGATCGTTGTCATAACTTCATCCAAGTATGCAGAATCTGATAATTTTTCGTTTATCATTAACTCTTTAACGTTTTCTTCTTCTTCTTCAAAAGTACCTTTTTCAGGTTTTTCAGTAACTAGAATAATATGGTAGCCATGTTCCGTTTTAACAGGAGTTTGTGACATTTCGCCTTCTTCTAAAGCAAATGCAGCTTCTTCAAACTCAGCAACCATTTGTCCTTTTCCGAATGAACCTAAAGATCCACCATTTTGAGCAGTGCCATCAGTTGAATTCTCTGCAGCTAATTCAGCAAAATCTGCTCCTTCATTAATTTGTTTAATCAGGTCTTTAGCAAGATCCTCATCTTCTACCAAAATGTGAGAAGCGGTGATGTTTGGTTCGTAGGTATCGTAGTAAGCTTGTACTTCTTCATCAGTGAAGCTGGTTCTATCTCTAAGCGCGTCATCCATTAATAAATTCAAGTGAATTTGACTTGTATACTCTTCTTGAGTTGCAAAGCCCATTTGTTGGATTAATCCCAAGAAAGTTTCTTGGCCGCCAACAGACTCCATTGTTGCTAAAACTTCTGCCTCAGCTTGGGATTTGTAGTCATTTTTGCCAACTTCATTTTCCAATACTTCTGTTAAGATTAATCGTTGTAAAGTATTTTCTCCCACAGAAGATTTCATTGCTTCATAAAATTCTTCTTTTGAAACAGAGCCGTTATCTCCGATTGTTGCTACATCTTCGCTCGATGATGAACACCCTGCTAAAGTAAGCGTTGCTAGCAATGTGATTGCTGATGCTGTAAATTTTTTCATAAATATGTACACTTCCATTTCTAATTTCTGCTTGTTTTTTTATTTGAAAAACGAACCTTTCTTACTATAACACATCAACAATTCGTTTGAAAAGGAATCTTGAAAAACGCTTTAAAAAATCATACTTTCTTCATTTTATTCAAAAAAACTCCTCAAACGCTTTAGAATCAAATCTGTAGCGTTTGAGGAGTTTTTTGTCTTCGGTATGGTCTTGGCCGATGCTTGTCCTGCTTTTTTATTTTTGCAGTTTGGCTGTTTCTTTTTCAATTGTATCGGTTAAGTTTGAGACTTGATCCGTAATCCTTCTAATTCTAGGTTGGTTTTTCTGTGAAAAGTCTTCAACGGACTCGGTTACTTCTTTTGTGAAAGTATCCATTACCATCATCCCTTCATTTGAAAGACGGGAAACCGATTGTTGAAGGCGTTGCAAATCTTCTGTCAAGTCATTTACAGAGTTCGTATTTTCATTGATATATGCTTGCAGGCGACGGCGATTTTCTTCACCGTTGTGAGGTGTGTTCAATAGTCCAATGAGTCCGCCAACGATGGTTCCAAATAAGAGACCTTGTGCAAAGTTTTTCATTTTATTTCCTCCAATCCAGCTTTGATTGATTTGGTAAGTTCGTTAAATGTTTCTGGCGAATAGTCATCTTCATGCGTATTCCATTTCAATCCGAAACCATCAATCGCTTCGTCTTCATAACGTGGAATTAAATGGATGTGTGAATGGAAGACCGATTGATGGGCGAATTTTCCATTGTTGTTTAAAATATTCATTCCTTTGATGGCGGTATCATGTTTTTTGACCGCATTTGCAATTTCGGGTATTTTTGCAAACACTGTAGCAGCCAACTCCGCATCGTATTCAAAGATATTCTCCACATGTCTTTTTGGAATTACAAGTGTGTGTCCTTTTGTTACTTGAGAAATATCCAGAAATGCTAGAATATCATTATCTTCATAAACCGTATAGCTTGGAATTTCTTTATTGATGATTTTGCAAAAAATACAATCTGACATAAATGATCCCTCTTCTCTTTTCGTATCTTGTACCCTTACTTTACCATAACTGTTTTGTAATTTACATTATTTGCTCGACTGCCTGTGGTATAATTATGGCAGAATAAAATCGAGAGGAACGCATCGAATGACACTTGAATTAAAAGATATTACAGGAGGCTACACGGCTGTTCCTGTTATTAAAAATGTATCCATTTCTGTTGCGCCAGGAGAGCTTACAGGACTCATTGGGTTAAATGGGGCAGGAAAAAGCACCACGATTAAACATATTATTGGTTTGATGACACCATTTTCTGGAACAGTCGCAATTGAAGAAAAAAAATTAAAAGATGATCCGGAAGGGTATCGAAAACTGTTTGCTTTCGTTCCGGAATCACCTGTGTTGTATGAAGAGTTGACATTGCGTGAACATATTGAAGTAACCGCAATGGCTTATGGTATTCCAAAAAAAGAAGCTTTTCAAAAGGCTGATCGATATGTCAAAGCTTTTCGTTTGGAAGAAAAAATGGAATGGTTTCCTGCTTATTTTTCCAAAGGGATGAAGCAGAAAGTAATGCTGGTATGTGCCTTCATGCTGGATGTTCCCTTGTATGTAATTGATGAACCATTTTTAGGGTTGGATCCTTTGGGAATTCACACCTTTTTAGAAATTATTCAAGAAAAGAAAGCACAGGGGGCTGCTATTTTAATGTCGACACATGTACTCAGCTCAGCGGAACGCGAGTGTGATAATTTTGTATTGTTGCATGAAGGAGAAGTAAAAGTAGCCGGTACCCTGAATGATTTACAAACAGAAATGAGTATGCCTGATGCAACTCTTGACGAATTGTATATTCAATTGACAAAAGAGGGGAACCAATTATGAGTTTTGAAGAATTGCTTTCCAAACGTCGAAAAAAATACTTTAGTAAATTAAGTCGGTATTCCAAGTATGTTTTTAACGACCATTTTGTCATCGTACTGTTTTTTTTACTAGGAGCATTAGCGTATCAATATTCAGAAGTATTAAAAACATTGACTAGTGAAAATGTTTTGGGACGTTTTATATGGGTAGTGGTTTTAACGTTTGCGCTTTTCTTTGGGAAATTAATGACCCTCGCTGAAAGAGCTGATCAAGTTTTTTTAGCGGTAAAAGAAATTCAATGGCAGCAGTATATTAAAAACGCAAAAAGAATGAGTATGTGGCTTCCTGGAGTGTTTTTATTATTGTTGACGGGAATGGCAATGCCAATTTTAATCATTGCGGGAAGAGGTCAATCGCTTGAGTTTGTTTTTATCGCTGCAATGTTGCTGCTCTTAAAGTGGTTTCATTTTGGAATCGAGGAACTTACGTTGCGAAGTGGAACAGGACCGATTGTGAGAATTCTCAAACATGGTTTTTTCCTGGCAAGCTTTTTGTTGTTACTGATAGCTTTTTTTGTACACAGCGGTATATCCCTTGTTGGAGCGGCTGTACTTACCATTGCCTTTGATAGATGGCTCGTATACAGTGCTTTAAAAGAGTATGCCTTGTTGGATTGGGAAAAGCTTATTCAATCGGAAGAGAAACGTGTTTCGAAAATCAATCGTTTGATTAACTTATTTACAGATGTTCCAATTGTAAAAAATAAGGTGAAACGCAGAAAATATTTAGACCGTTTGATTAATAGGGTGGCGGGGAAAGAAAATCCTTATCAATATCTATACACCAGGATGTTTATGCGCGGTGCAGACTATTTAGGTTTATTTATTCGTTTGTCAGTCATTGGAATCGCTATTTTAACTTTTTCAACAATCAGCTATTTAAGTTTACTGATAAATGTGTTATTTTTATTTATCACGAGTTTTCAAATGATTCCTTTTTATTATGAATTAGATGAAAATATTTTAACGCAATTATATCCACAACCCATAACAAAAAAACGTTCCGGCTTTAAAAAGTTACTTAGCCAATTATTAGGGATTGATAGTGTGCTATTGGCTCTTGCAACGATGGCAGGATCCGGTATTTTAACTGGACTTGCTGCACTTGGATTAAATATTCTATTTTCCATCTTTTTTATCTTGTTTTATTTAGATAAAAGAACGACAAAACAGGATAGATTTGTTCATTAACAGAGCATCGAAGAAATTGTAAAGAAACAGTAACTATCTTTGCCTTGACGGAATAGGTAAATGAACCTAAAATAAATGATAGATTATGCCTGTCATATGACGGGACGTTTTAGAGGCAAATAGATCGAAACAAGGACGGATAGCTGTAGATTAGGAATGAAGTGACTTTTCCTGCATGTAGGTATGTATAAGAGGGAAAGGTCACTTTCGTTTCCATATAGACAACTTTTATAAATTTGAAAGTAGATGAGAATAAAAAGACTGATTGGTATCTGTCGCTACTTTCAAATGAAAACTGGGCATTCCGTTCTCCAAATTCAATTCGTTGAGCAAAAGAATGCATCAATCAAGTAATGAGAATGAGTAAGGAATGAACAGAATGGACTATAAGATGGATTCGGGGTGGAAACTTCATCCCATTGGAGGAGATACGGGACATGCATACATGGGTGTACGTGCGGAAGAGAAGGTATTCTTGAAGCGCAATTCGTCACCTTTTTTAGCTGCGCTCTCGGTTGAAGGAATAACACCGCGTCTCATTTGGACGAAGCGAATCGGCAATGGAGATGTCATGACTGCCCAAGAATGGTTGAATGGAAGAGTACTGTATGGTGAAGAAATGCAGTCTGATGAAATTCTTTCTTTGTTACAAAAAATTCATTATTCAGAACATTTACTGAATATGCTTCGAAAAGTAAAAGGCCAAGTGTATGATCCTGAGATGTTCATACTTGATTATCTTGCCGAATTAGAGGAAGATTTGCGGACAAACACATTTCTGAATCAAGTCGTGTCTTATTTAGAGCGGACGCTTCATTATGTCAAAGGCGCGAAATATGCAGTCTGCCATGGCGATTTGAATCGCAAGAATTTTATTTTGACGAACGATGATCGCTTGTACTTGGTTGATTGGGAAATGGTGAAAATTGCTGATCCTATCTCGGATATCAGTATGATTCTTGTCAAATATGTGAATCCAGAGGACTGGGATGGCTGGTTAAATCGTTATGGAATTATTCAAACAGAAGAAGTCAAGATGAGTTTGGAATGGTATAGTTTGATGAATCGCTTGATTTTAGCAAAACGCTACCACACCGCTGGAGAAAACATCAAGATGAACCAACAGATTTTATTTATGAAAGAAGCATTCGAAAATAGACTGCACAAATAAGAAAAGTAATTTTATAAAAGAAAGAAGCTTGTCGCTTCAATCATAAGAACTCGCGAATAGCGAGTTCTTATCAGTAAATGGAGGAAGAAATGAGAGTAAGAAATAAACCGTGGGCTGCAGAAAAATTGGCAGCTCATCCGAATTATGTCGTAACAAATCCAACAGAATTAAAAGGAAAATGGAATGAACATTTTGAAAAGAACCAACCGATCCATATCGAAGTTGGTTCTGGAAAAGGTCAGTTTATTGTCGGAATGGCAAAAATGCATCCGGATATAAATTTTATTGGTATCGAACTGCAAACGAGTGTTGCTGTGATGGCATTGGATAAAATTTTGGAAGCTGAATTACCAAATGTGAAACTGTTGAATACAGACGGTGGATTAATTTCTGATTATTTTGAAGCTGGGGAAATTGATCGAGTTTTCTTGAATTTTTCAGATCCGTGGCCAAAAACGAAGCATGAGAAAAGAAGGTTAACGCACCGCTCTTTCTTGGAGAATTATCAAACGATATTAAAGCCAAAAGGTGAAGTGCATTTTAAAACGGACAATCAAGGTTTGTTTGAATATTCGTTAGCCAGTTTTTCACAGTTTGGTATGGTTCTGGATCAAATATGGCTTGACTTGCATGCATCTGATTTTGAAGGAAATGTAAGGACAGAATACGAAGAAAAGTTTTCTGCAAAAGGACAGCCCATTTATCGAGTAGAAGCTCATTTTGTAAATTAATTCAAAAAGAGAGTGGGAAAAAAGGCGTTCAGCCCCGAATCACTGGAGCGAATAAGCGCAAGATGGTTGCAGACCATCTGAGCATGATTCGTGAAGTGGACGTCGGGGCTGCCTTTTTGAGCACATTTACGCTACATTATTCGGGTATAGGAAAGAGGCTGGGAGTTTTTTCCCAGCCCTTTTTTCGTAGACTAGGGGATTATAAGTTCAGCCATCAATGTCTAGCTCCCAAGTCCTGACCTAGTGAAAAAAAAGATAAATTTGCCCCATTGCGCGCTTCGCTGCTCATTCAGGGTCAAATTTCCTATTTTTTCATAGGTCAAGGCGGACTTGTCCGCTTTTCTTATAGACTAGGGGATTATAAGTTCAGCCATCAATGTCTAGCTCCCAAGTCCTGACCTAGTGAAAAAAAGATAAATTTGCCCCATTGCGCGCTTCGCTGCTCATTCAGGGTCAAATTTCCTATTTTTTCATAGGTCAAGGCGGACTTGTCCGCTTTTCTTATAGTAGAGAGTTATATATTTTTAACGAGACGTTCAAACTGGATTGTGAGACTGAACATCTTTATTTTCAAAAAATAAAGATGTTCGATAAAGAATTTAGCGTTGAACAGCTTTATTCTCATGAAATAACGACCTTCAGGCTGGAAACCGAGCTTGAAGATCGTTATTATTGGATTCTCTATTTTTCATAGGTCAAGACGGACTTGGAAGCTTTTCCAAGTAGGGTAGAGTAAAATATTTCTGCTATCACTGTCTAGCTTCCAAGTCCTGACCTACTGAGAAAAAGATAAGTTTGTCCCATTGCGCGCTTCGCTGCTCGCTAACGCATATCATTCGACTAACCCGCTGAAGCGTGAAGTCTCCTGACAATTCAGGGCCAAATTTCCTATTTTTTCATAGGTCAAGACGGACTTGGAAGCTTTTCCAAAAGATGCTTTATTTATTAAAGTTTATAGATATCCAAGATCGTACCTGTGTAAGCATCTGCCATAAATTCATATTGGATTAATTCATCATTTTCTTTACGAGAAATTCCTCCGTAATACACATCTGTTTCAGATGAAAAGCGGGTAAGTGGAACAGGGTGTAACTCAATCCAGGAGCCTTCGATTGGTCCATCTGCAAGAAACATTTTTTTAACACTATCAAGTATCCGGTCGCCGTTTACTTTTTTCTTTTTGCCCAAAAATAAAGCGGTAAGAGATGAACCGATTACAAGACCTGATCCAAACAGAACGCCAGCGATAATGGCTTCTTTATTTTTGTCGTAAAAATTTTGTTTTCTAAAAAGCATCCTAATTCCCTCCTAGCAGGTCATTTCTAAACATAGTATAGCATAAAGGTTCAATAACATTCTACTTGAAAGAATGGATTCTCGGATGTGTCTTATTGCCGGTTTATCGTCATTTCTGTATAATGAAAAGAGAGATTCGTTTAAAAGTCAAAATAAGAGGAGGAAGAAAGAAATAAGAACCATTTCTTATGACTTTCCAACATATTAATGAATGATAAGACCTTTCAATTGATTAAAGATTTAACTGAAATACAAGGGACGAGCGGGAATGAACGCAACGTCCGTAATTATATGCGTGAAAAAATGGAACCACTTGTGGATTATATTGAAACAGATGGTTTGGGCGGTATTTTTGGCGTGCGTGAAAGCAAAGAAGCGGGCGCGCCTCGAATCATGGTAGCCGCTCATATGGATGAAGTTGGTTTCATGGTTTCTCAGATTACGAGCAATGGTTTATTAAAAGTCGTTCCCTTAGGCGGCTGGAATCCGTATGTGGTGTCTGCACAACGATTCACTTTACAAACAAGAGAACAAGATATACCGGTTATCTCTTCTTCAGTACCCCCTCATTTATTGCGTGGAGGTGCCGATAAAGCGGACGTAAAAGTAGAAGATATTCTATTTGATGCTGGTTTTGATTCAGAAGAAGAAGCATTGGAATTTGGTGTTCGCCCGGGCGACGCAATTGTTCCACAAGTAGAAACCATTTGGACAGCGAATAAAAAGAAAATTATTTCAAAAGCTTGGGATAATCGCTATGGAAATACGGTTGTAATAGAAGCGTTAGAAGCTTTAAAAGATGAAACATTGCCTAACACTTTTATTGCAGGTGGGAATGTTCAAGAAGAAGTAGGGTTGCGAGGTACAAAAGGTGCTGTTCATCAATTGCAGCCAGATCTATTCTTCGCAGTGGATTGTTCACCGGCAAACGATTTACAATCGAAAAAAGGTACCTTTGGTCATTTAGGAGAAGGATTCTTGCTGCGTCTACAAGATCCAGGAATGATTACACTTCGCGGCATGCGTGAATTCTTGTTGGATACAGCTGAGACACATCATATTCCTTATCAATACTTTGTATCAAAAGGAGGAACAGATGCGGGAGCTGCTCATCAAATGAATAACGGAATTCCGAGTGCTGTCATTGGTGTTTGTGCACGGTATATCCATACCCACCAAACAATGTTCCATATTGACGATTATGAAGCTGCCAAAGAAATGGTTATTCAAGTGGCAAAGACATTGGATAAGAGTACCTATGAAACGATTATGAAAAGAAACTAAGGAAAGCAGGGGAAGTTATGAAATTATTAACAAATACAGAAGAAGCAGCAAAGCTGAAACAAGAAGAACGCGTTGTTTTTATGTTTACAACTACTTGGTGTGGAGATTGTACATTCATCAAACCATTTATCCCAGAAATTGAAAAGAACTTTCCAGAATTTACTTTTATAGAAGTAGACCGTGATCAACATTTGGATTTTGCGGAAGAATTATCCATTATGGGAATTCCAAGTTTTGTTGCATATCATAACAATGATATTGTGGGCCGCTTTATTTCGAAGGATCGCAAAACACAAGAGCAAATCGAAGATTTTCTAAAAGAAGTAAATGAGACAATTGCAAATTAATAAAAATAGAATGATTGTAAGGAGTAAGAATTATGTGGCTGAGTTTTTATAACAAAGAAGTAGGTTGGGATGTCTTATCATTAACGAGAGGAGAAATAACTCGTGATGAATTGGCGACAGAATCTGTTGGCAATGTAACGCGCATTTTCAATAAGGAAACAGACGAAACCATAAGTTTTAATATTTTTGCTATTTCAGAAA
Coding sequences:
- a CDS encoding 3'-5' exoribonuclease YhaM family protein, giving the protein MLIKSADVRKAKNNKPFIAFTFQDKSGQIDGKFWDAKEEDINRFQAGTVVFVSGKRELYQNNPQLRISKMRLAQAGEPSSPELYMERAPIRTEDMIEEINQTLFEITSAPINRVVRYLLKKFHKEFFDFPAAKRHHHAFPGGLSFHTISILRLAKTVVKNYPGVSQSLLYGGVILHDIGKTIELTGSLSTEYTLKGNLIGHIVLIDEEITKACEALKISEDNEDIILLKHVVLAHHGKMEYGSPVLPHLLEAEIIHYLDNLDASINMIDTALQRTTEGSFSERIFGLENRSFYKPNVTPPAQTE
- a CDS encoding peptidylprolyl isomerase, with the translated sequence MKKFTASAITLLATLTLAGCSSSSEDVATIGDNGSVSKEEFYEAMKSSVGENTLQRLILTEVLENEVGKNDYKSQAEAEVLATMESVGGQETFLGLIQQMGFATQEEYTSQIHLNLLMDDALRDRTSFTDEEVQAYYDTYEPNITASHILVEDEDLAKDLIKQINEGADFAELAAENSTDGTAQNGGSLGSFGKGQMVAEFEEAAFALEEGEMSQTPVKTEHGYHIILVTEKPEKGTFEEEEENVKELMINEKLSDSAYLDEVMTTIMKDADINIKDADLKNAMDAFLGETEEVEESTEEDAATEESATEESATEESAETESAETESAE
- a CDS encoding YtxH domain-containing protein; translated protein: MKNFAQGLLFGTIVGGLIGLLNTPHNGEENRRRLQAYINENTNSVNDLTEDLQRLQQSVSRLSNEGMMVMDTFTKEVTESVEDFSQKNQPRIRRITDQVSNLTDTIEKETAKLQK
- a CDS encoding HIT family protein, with the translated sequence MSDCIFCKIINKEIPSYTVYEDNDILAFLDISQVTKGHTLVIPKRHVENIFEYDAELAATVFAKIPEIANAVKKHDTAIKGMNILNNNGKFAHQSVFHSHIHLIPRYEDEAIDGFGLKWNTHEDDYSPETFNELTKSIKAGLEEIK
- a CDS encoding ABC transporter ATP-binding protein encodes the protein MTLELKDITGGYTAVPVIKNVSISVAPGELTGLIGLNGAGKSTTIKHIIGLMTPFSGTVAIEEKKLKDDPEGYRKLFAFVPESPVLYEELTLREHIEVTAMAYGIPKKEAFQKADRYVKAFRLEEKMEWFPAYFSKGMKQKVMLVCAFMLDVPLYVIDEPFLGLDPLGIHTFLEIIQEKKAQGAAILMSTHVLSSAERECDNFVLLHEGEVKVAGTLNDLQTEMSMPDATLDELYIQLTKEGNQL
- a CDS encoding ABC transporter permease produces the protein MSFEELLSKRRKKYFSKLSRYSKYVFNDHFVIVLFFLLGALAYQYSEVLKTLTSENVLGRFIWVVVLTFALFFGKLMTLAERADQVFLAVKEIQWQQYIKNAKRMSMWLPGVFLLLLTGMAMPILIIAGRGQSLEFVFIAAMLLLLKWFHFGIEELTLRSGTGPIVRILKHGFFLASFLLLLIAFFVHSGISLVGAAVLTIAFDRWLVYSALKEYALLDWEKLIQSEEKRVSKINRLINLFTDVPIVKNKVKRRKYLDRLINRVAGKENPYQYLYTRMFMRGADYLGLFIRLSVIGIAILTFSTISYLSLLINVLFLFITSFQMIPFYYELDENILTQLYPQPITKKRSGFKKLLSQLLGIDSVLLALATMAGSGILTGLAALGLNILFSIFFILFYLDKRTTKQDRFVH
- a CDS encoding phosphotransferase family protein — encoded protein: MDYKMDSGWKLHPIGGDTGHAYMGVRAEEKVFLKRNSSPFLAALSVEGITPRLIWTKRIGNGDVMTAQEWLNGRVLYGEEMQSDEILSLLQKIHYSEHLLNMLRKVKGQVYDPEMFILDYLAELEEDLRTNTFLNQVVSYLERTLHYVKGAKYAVCHGDLNRKNFILTNDDRLYLVDWEMVKIADPISDISMILVKYVNPEDWDGWLNRYGIIQTEEVKMSLEWYSLMNRLILAKRYHTAGENIKMNQQILFMKEAFENRLHK
- the trmB gene encoding tRNA (guanosine(46)-N7)-methyltransferase TrmB; its protein translation is MRVRNKPWAAEKLAAHPNYVVTNPTELKGKWNEHFEKNQPIHIEVGSGKGQFIVGMAKMHPDINFIGIELQTSVAVMALDKILEAELPNVKLLNTDGGLISDYFEAGEIDRVFLNFSDPWPKTKHEKRRLTHRSFLENYQTILKPKGEVHFKTDNQGLFEYSLASFSQFGMVLDQIWLDLHASDFEGNVRTEYEEKFSAKGQPIYRVEAHFVN
- a CDS encoding PepSY domain-containing protein, with protein sequence MLFRKQNFYDKNKEAIIAGVLFGSGLVIGSSLTALFLGKKKKVNGDRILDSVKKMFLADGPIEGSWIELHPVPLTRFSSETDVYYGGISRKENDELIQYEFMADAYTGTILDIYKL
- the pepA gene encoding glutamyl aminopeptidase, giving the protein MNDKTFQLIKDLTEIQGTSGNERNVRNYMREKMEPLVDYIETDGLGGIFGVRESKEAGAPRIMVAAHMDEVGFMVSQITSNGLLKVVPLGGWNPYVVSAQRFTLQTREQDIPVISSSVPPHLLRGGADKADVKVEDILFDAGFDSEEEALEFGVRPGDAIVPQVETIWTANKKKIISKAWDNRYGNTVVIEALEALKDETLPNTFIAGGNVQEEVGLRGTKGAVHQLQPDLFFAVDCSPANDLQSKKGTFGHLGEGFLLRLQDPGMITLRGMREFLLDTAETHHIPYQYFVSKGGTDAGAAHQMNNGIPSAVIGVCARYIHTHQTMFHIDDYEAAKEMVIQVAKTLDKSTYETIMKRN
- a CDS encoding thioredoxin family protein, which translates into the protein MKLLTNTEEAAKLKQEERVVFMFTTTWCGDCTFIKPFIPEIEKNFPEFTFIEVDRDQHLDFAEELSIMGIPSFVAYHNNDIVGRFISKDRKTQEQIEDFLKEVNETIAN